Proteins from one Anopheles nili chromosome 2, idAnoNiliSN_F5_01, whole genome shotgun sequence genomic window:
- the LOC128728252 gene encoding uncharacterized protein LOC128728252 has product MSKETMIIFVYDRTKKVENDDPTGSIIYFHPMWVSELQKKSLCGQLMGSSHFLGETLSKVGFISLQNGKFALRSHGRFMLAVGSDRNIADSILEYRANLLSSLIELYHGDFNTLYNSFVEKEQKNRFNEKVFCLMESSLPLLQFNGNIFQNMPLLRLPKCASNVYLETNQILQSFLQNKGVLGGSIFYHNKVLASQLPINLTKLLVYTDPYRMKLAEMTTVTFHVPNGVSLVSAYISKRDYMHLVDASKNIPVYFNNCATGASGSGVIPFAIKKKSSKELVSGGSVGGGYPMLKTDKSIIFSNIPEEEPIGVDGGVCEETQKRNYTSVSRPTFLPLKFKNLTSRDIVDSGVNSINFDESDSFPNFIGKTSVCSTPLTENKIVPNRNMMSICVTKQEVGPSAPPAEEESSKSCDRGEEPKEYRECDESNVFRYSNTRKYSVLTKMSTNNRYASMPGLAKVEDDEIDPNSPTEEQNKQQKKMLFYRKAFSKDYDSLRTITDPLYPIVDQRKRAISYSLFQDFERAHGEQIAKLVEQEVEHALKSKDNSVNEPQDATYKDRPSIAPVGLHLARPLELNQATTPKDRRGLSLPIKSFNLNEDQHSTVRMASSGSTSAGQELFQRRRNTLELTPLMSKLTVLAMNDTESSGVSSWDTTPGCSYSIAISPQQDYIPQRRKSQDISQQYTTNPSNGTVAMSDEKSLVKVDLFVCVQQNMTLILVMQEKNCINQRLVQTLFESCVSKFLRIENDIQLAMNINVDGFDKADGYSLIALDADWDVAKKSGPWNTLEQQTMESLHTYFKKSNLVTEVTLKSHESVLYGYQCGMRELFYTQMANTQGGLPPPQDVMGAVPLCAKRRIERDHFALLL; this is encoded by the exons ATGTCCAA GGAAACGATGATAATATTTGTTTACGACCGCACTAAAAAGGTTGAAAACGATGATCCTACTGGTtcgattatttatttccaccccaTGTGGGTGTCAGAATTACAGAAAAAGTCCCTTTGCGGGCAATTAATG GGCTCTAGCCACTTTCTTGGTGAAACTTTATCAAAAGTTGGATTTATTTCACTGCAGAATGGTAAATTTGCTTTACGTTCTCATGGACGATTCATGCTG GCTGTGGGCTCCGATCGCAACATTGCAGACTCCATTCTAGAATACAGAGCCAATTTACTGTCCTCGTTAATTGAGCTGTACCACGGCGATTTCAACACTCTCTACAATAGTTTTGTTGAGAAAGAACAAAAGAATCGTTtcaatgaaaaggtattttgTTTGATGGAGTCCAGTCTACCTTTGCTTCAATTCAatggaaatatatttcaaaacatGCCCTTACTTCGGCTACCAAAG TGTGCAAGCAATGTATACCTAGAAACAAACCAAATCCTGCAAagttttttgcaaaacaaaggaGTTCTTGGAGGATCTATTTTTTATCACAACAA AGTGTTGGCTTCTCAGTTGCCAATAAATCTGACAAAATTGTTAGTGTATACCGATCCTTATCGAATGAAGCTTGCAGAAATGACGACAGTTACATTCCACGTGCCCAACGGCGTCAGTCTCGTTAGCGCATACATCTCTAAAAGAGATTATATGCACTTGGTCGATGCATCAAAAAATATTCCAGTTTATTTCAATAATTGTGCTACGGGCGCATCTGGTTCCGGAGTCATTCCTTTTGCCATCAAGAAAAAATCGTCAAAAGAACTCGTTAGTGGCGGTAGCGTTGGTGGTGGGTATCCTATGCTCAAGACGGACAAATCGATTATATTTTCTAACATTCCTGAGGAAGAACCGATTGGCGTAGATGGCGGGGTTTGTGAGGAAACGCAGAAAAGAAACTACACTAGTGTGTCAAGACCGACTTTTTTGCCtctaaaatttaaaaatcttACATCACGAGACATAGTTGACTCGGGAGTAAATTCTATAAACTTCGATGAATCTGATAGTTTTCCAAATTTTATTGGTAAAACTAGTGTTTGCTCTACGCCACTGACCGAAAATAAGATCGTGCCAAACCGCAATATGATGTCAATATGTGTGACTAAGCAGGAAGTTGGACCATCGGCCCCACCTGCCGAAGAGGAAAGTTCCAAATCGTGTGATCGAGGCGAGGAGCCAAAAGAATACAGAGAATGTGACGAATCCAATGTTTTTCGGTATTCAAACACGAGAAAATACAGTGTGCTCACCAAAATGTCGACAAACAATCGCTATGCGTCTATGCCAGGATTGGCCAAAGTCGAAGATGATGAAATAGATCCTAATTCTCCAACCGaggaacaaaacaagcaacaaaagaaaatgttattcTATCGCAAAGCATTCTCCAAAGATTATGACAGCCTGAGAACCATTACTGATCCCCTTTATCCGATTGTGGATCAGAGAAAACGTGCCATATCTTATAGTTTGTTTCAAGATTTCGAACGTGCACACGGTGAACAAATAGCAAAACTGGTTGAGCAAGAGGTAGAGCATGCGTTGAAAAGCAAGGACAACAGTGTAAATGAGCCACAGGACGCGACATATAAGGACAGGCCGTCAATTGCACCAGTGGGTCTACATCTTGCACGCCCGTTGGAGTTGAACCAAGCTACCACGCCTAAAGATCGACGGGGGCTGAGCCTACCAATAAAATCGTTCAATCTTAATGAAGATCAACATTCGACGGTTCGGATGGCCAGCAGTGGTTCTACGAGTGCTGGACAAGAACTCTTCCAACGTCGAAGGAACACGTTGGAACTTACGCCTCTTATGTCAAAATTAACAGTACTGGCCATGAACGACACCGAATCAAGTGGGGTATCCAGTTGGGATACAACACCCGGCTGTAGCTACAGCATTGCCATTTCCCCGCAACAGGATTACATTCCACAGCGTCGAAAATCACAAGACATATCACAGCAATATACGACAAACCCGTCAAATGGGACGGTGGCCATGAGTGATGAGAAATCTCTAGTCAAGGTGGATCTGTTTGTCTGCGTACAGCAAAACATGACATTGATTCTAGTCATGCAAGagaaaaattgtataaacCAACGGCTTGTGCAAACATTG TTTGAATCATGCGTTTCAAAGTTCCTACGGATTGAAAATGACATTCAGCTAGCAATGAACATTAATGTGGACGGCTTTGACAAAGCAGACGGTTATAGCTTGATTGCACTCGATGCCGATTGGGATGTGGCGAAAAAGAGTGGCCCTTGGAATACGTTGGAACAACAGACTATGGAATCTTTGCATACCTACTTTAAAAAAAGTAATCTTGTTACAGAGGTCACATTAAA ATCGCATGAATCAGTTTTGTACGGCTATCAGTGCGGAATGCGGGAGCTTTTTTACACTCAGATGGCAAACACCCAAGGCGGACTGCCCCCGCCACAGGACGTTATGGGTGCAGTTCCATTGTGTGCCAAACGGCGTATCGAACGGGATCATTTTGCACTGCTGCTTTAA